A stretch of Aeromicrobium tamlense DNA encodes these proteins:
- a CDS encoding MFS transporter: MTQLTERPTSTRLVMAVVAVGVLLSGFDLFIVNVALGDIAVALGVSDLADLSWILNAYAITFAALLVPAGRISDRIGAKRGFLGGLLLFTAASAACAFAPGLAGLVAFRVVQAAGAALMIPSSLGLVLTAFPPEGRQGAVRLWAGLGGIGAALGPVVGGVLVHADWRWVFLVNIPTGLVAAFVGWRVLPDAPGDRGRAPGLVGALLLTVTVAALVLVLVNGPEWGWTSGRTLAFAAVTVVGLALNVAAVTRAADPLVSLDVLRAPHFASTSLTLLTFHVAFGAMLLSIVLWLQEVWELSALEAGLAIAPGPLLVPFVAVYGGRLVAAIGPRAVIALGGAVFAAGVASWAVLAGASTSYAATVLPGMLLTGVGVGLVVPPSMALGTSELPPDRRGTGSAVLQTARQVGIAVGVAVLVAVLGAQSPGAEAFEAAWWTTAVFALASSVTVMAREPR; this comes from the coding sequence GTGACGCAACTGACAGAACGTCCCACCTCGACCCGCCTCGTCATGGCGGTCGTCGCGGTCGGCGTCCTCCTCTCCGGCTTCGACCTGTTCATCGTCAACGTCGCCCTCGGGGACATCGCGGTCGCGCTCGGCGTGAGCGACCTCGCCGACCTGTCGTGGATCCTCAACGCGTACGCGATCACCTTCGCCGCGCTGCTGGTGCCGGCCGGGCGGATCAGCGACCGCATCGGCGCCAAGCGCGGCTTCCTCGGTGGGCTGCTGCTGTTCACGGCCGCCTCCGCGGCCTGCGCCTTCGCCCCCGGCCTCGCCGGACTCGTCGCCTTCCGCGTCGTCCAGGCGGCCGGCGCGGCACTGATGATCCCCTCGTCGCTGGGGCTCGTCCTCACCGCCTTCCCGCCCGAGGGCCGCCAGGGCGCCGTGCGACTGTGGGCCGGACTCGGCGGCATCGGCGCCGCCCTCGGACCCGTCGTCGGTGGCGTCCTGGTGCACGCCGACTGGCGGTGGGTCTTCCTCGTCAACATCCCCACCGGCCTCGTGGCGGCGTTCGTCGGCTGGCGTGTGCTGCCCGACGCACCGGGCGACCGGGGCCGGGCGCCCGGACTCGTCGGCGCGCTGCTCCTGACCGTCACCGTCGCGGCGCTCGTCCTCGTCCTGGTCAACGGGCCGGAGTGGGGCTGGACGTCAGGCCGCACCCTGGCGTTCGCCGCCGTCACGGTCGTCGGGCTCGCCCTCAACGTGGCCGCGGTGACCCGCGCGGCCGACCCGCTCGTCAGCCTCGACGTCCTGCGGGCGCCGCACTTCGCGTCGACGAGCCTCACCCTGCTCACGTTCCACGTCGCGTTCGGCGCGATGCTGCTGTCGATCGTGCTGTGGCTGCAGGAGGTCTGGGAGCTCTCGGCACTCGAGGCCGGCCTCGCGATCGCGCCGGGACCGCTGCTCGTGCCGTTCGTCGCGGTGTACGGGGGCCGGCTCGTGGCGGCGATCGGCCCGCGCGCCGTCATCGCGCTCGGCGGGGCGGTCTTCGCGGCAGGCGTGGCGTCGTGGGCGGTCCTCGCCGGCGCCTCCACCTCGTACGCCGCGACCGTCCTGCCCGGCATGCTGCTGACCGGCGTCGGCGTCGGCCTCGTCGTCCCGCCCTCGATGGCGCTCGGGACCAGCGAGCTGCCGCCCGACCGTCGTGGCACCGGCTCGGCCGTCCTGCAGACCGCCCGACAGGTCGGCATCGCCGTCGGCGTGGCGGTGCTGGTCGCCGTCCTCGGGGCGCAGTCCCCCGGCGCGGAGGCGTTCGAGGCCGCGTGGTGGACGACGGCGGTCTTCGCGCTCGCGTCCTCCGTCACCGTGATGGCAAGGGAGCCCCGATGA
- a CDS encoding acyl-CoA thioesterase, translated as MTITTSPGIADVLSGDDLDLRPFHGFGGLQGGIVAAIALREMRAVAGPGLVPVELTAHLVRPVDTRLGVAAEVTHRGRAVTVVSATASSGARTAAVATAVLGSTHRPGVPTTRVQAPEVDHPLATARPFVVPPEFVPISTRIEIRPATDPLPFSASPEPNLRAWIRLAEEVADPWERLLVLADALAPSLSAVMTELRTMPTVRTTVRFTPEVATAEFSWVLVDAVTVDASDDGWLTENITIWTPDGTPLATSSQLRAVR; from the coding sequence ATGACCATCACGACCTCGCCCGGCATCGCCGACGTGCTCTCGGGGGACGACCTCGACCTGCGGCCGTTCCACGGGTTCGGCGGACTCCAGGGCGGCATCGTCGCCGCCATCGCGCTGCGCGAGATGCGTGCCGTCGCCGGTCCGGGCCTCGTCCCGGTCGAGCTGACCGCGCACCTCGTCCGTCCCGTCGACACGCGCCTCGGCGTGGCAGCCGAGGTGACGCACCGCGGCCGCGCCGTGACCGTCGTGTCGGCCACGGCCTCCTCCGGCGCGCGCACGGCCGCCGTGGCCACCGCCGTGCTGGGCTCGACGCACCGCCCCGGCGTGCCCACGACCCGCGTGCAGGCACCCGAGGTCGACCACCCACTGGCCACCGCGCGCCCGTTCGTCGTACCCCCCGAGTTCGTGCCGATCAGCACGCGCATCGAGATCCGTCCGGCCACCGATCCACTGCCGTTCTCGGCCTCGCCCGAGCCGAATCTGCGCGCGTGGATCCGGCTCGCGGAGGAGGTCGCGGACCCGTGGGAGCGCCTCCTCGTGCTGGCCGACGCACTCGCCCCGTCGCTCTCGGCGGTGATGACCGAGCTGCGCACGATGCCCACCGTGCGCACGACGGTGCGGTTCACGCCCGAGGTCGCCACGGCGGAGTTCTCGTGGGTGCTCGTCGACGCCGTGACCGTGGACGCCAGCGATGACGGCTGGCTCACCGAGAACATCACGATCTGGACGCCCGACGGGACTCCCCTGGCCACGTCGTCGCAGCTGCGGGCGGTCCGCTGA
- a CDS encoding winged helix-turn-helix transcriptional regulator, with amino-acid sequence MRRSSFSDMNCSIAQSLEVIGEWWTPLILRDALMGVTRFEQFQSRLGIARNVLSARLQTLVEHGVLEEVEYSQRPPRSEYVLTPKGRELWTALTMLRQWGDKWLAPDGAPVELVHTSCEHVAHAELTCSHCGERLRGRDLELRHGPGAPGGGLLPEPRVDSGVPRG; translated from the coding sequence ATGCGCCGCAGCAGCTTCTCCGACATGAACTGTTCGATCGCCCAGAGCCTCGAGGTGATCGGCGAGTGGTGGACGCCTCTGATCCTGCGCGACGCCCTCATGGGTGTGACCCGCTTCGAGCAGTTCCAGTCGCGCCTCGGGATCGCGCGCAACGTCCTGTCGGCCCGCCTGCAGACCCTCGTCGAGCACGGCGTGCTGGAGGAGGTCGAGTACTCGCAGCGGCCGCCCCGCTCGGAGTACGTGCTGACCCCGAAGGGCCGCGAGCTGTGGACCGCCCTCACGATGCTGCGCCAGTGGGGCGACAAGTGGCTCGCGCCCGACGGTGCTCCGGTGGAGCTCGTGCACACCTCTTGCGAGCACGTCGCGCACGCCGAGCTGACCTGCTCGCACTGCGGCGAGCGCCTGCGCGGGCGTGACCTCGAGCTGCGTCACGGGCCCGGCGCCCCCGGCGGCGGACTCCTCCCCGAGCCTCGAGTCGACAGCGGGGTCCCACGGGGCTAG
- a CDS encoding sigma-70 family RNA polymerase sigma factor, translated as MTELETHAAIPDAELVAGVRSGDDQSMAELYARHHPDALRVARIVSPDTDADDLAAEAFARVVTRIADGGGPTSGFRAYLHTVIRNLNLERRRRAGREQAASDKPWLLDSVDETEPGPFEAEVDADRAARALRSLPETWQKLLWRLDVQGSKPAEVARELEVPVTTVSSTVYRAREGLRVAYLDQHVPPADDDRCEWTRARLSRLARGSLTSRLTAKVHQHLSECADCSALYDDLHRLNTKLGAVVWPLVLAGGVSAGAFPWSAPATGVVTPHGSGSSGSGGGGASGGAGSAGAAGSAAASGGVLAAVPAIAVAVGVVAAVAAGVVHLANDRAELPVDVAAPLLAPAVEADPLPAETPAPDDAATLLSSPLIVTDAPTDPAPTDVTPVDDPPPAPTPTPDPEPVTDPDPTPTPTPTPTPGPTPEPTPEPTPEPTPEPTPEPTPEPQPEPVDLGVGDPTLVQTGDETSWELTVPILATEGAAAAPFTLAVDITMNQVTGFVARRSPGWDCGPIEAGDSSGNPYFFLQVRCQYAYQPGQDVTPLQLALMAVSPSGTVTVSGKGNADPDSSSNTRTF; from the coding sequence ATGACGGAACTGGAGACGCACGCCGCGATCCCTGACGCCGAGCTGGTGGCAGGGGTGCGGTCCGGCGACGATCAGTCGATGGCGGAGCTCTACGCACGCCACCACCCCGACGCCCTGCGCGTCGCCCGCATCGTCAGCCCCGACACCGACGCCGACGACCTCGCCGCCGAGGCCTTCGCCCGCGTGGTCACCCGGATCGCCGACGGCGGCGGCCCCACCAGCGGGTTCCGCGCCTACCTGCACACCGTCATCCGCAACCTCAACCTCGAGCGCCGTCGCCGGGCCGGCCGCGAGCAGGCCGCGTCCGACAAGCCGTGGCTGCTGGACTCCGTGGACGAGACGGAGCCCGGGCCCTTCGAGGCCGAGGTCGATGCCGACCGCGCCGCCCGCGCCCTGCGCTCGCTGCCCGAGACCTGGCAGAAGCTGCTGTGGCGCCTCGACGTCCAGGGCAGCAAGCCGGCCGAGGTCGCGCGCGAGCTCGAGGTGCCCGTCACCACCGTGTCCAGCACGGTCTACCGGGCCCGCGAGGGCCTGCGCGTGGCCTACCTCGACCAGCACGTGCCCCCCGCCGACGACGACCGCTGCGAGTGGACGCGGGCCCGGCTCAGCCGGCTCGCCCGCGGCAGCCTCACCTCGCGCCTCACCGCCAAGGTCCACCAGCACCTGAGCGAGTGCGCCGACTGCTCCGCCCTCTACGACGACCTGCACCGCCTCAACACGAAGCTGGGCGCCGTCGTCTGGCCGCTCGTGCTCGCGGGCGGCGTGTCCGCCGGCGCGTTCCCGTGGTCGGCCCCGGCGACAGGTGTCGTCACCCCCCACGGCTCGGGTTCGTCGGGCTCGGGCGGTGGCGGGGCGTCCGGTGGCGCCGGCTCGGCCGGCGCGGCGGGTTCGGCCGCGGCCTCCGGAGGCGTCCTCGCGGCCGTGCCCGCGATCGCCGTGGCCGTGGGAGTCGTCGCCGCCGTGGCCGCGGGGGTGGTCCACCTCGCGAACGACCGTGCGGAGCTGCCCGTCGACGTGGCCGCTCCCCTGCTCGCGCCCGCCGTGGAGGCCGACCCCCTGCCGGCGGAGACTCCCGCGCCCGACGACGCGGCGACGCTGCTGTCCTCGCCCCTGATCGTGACCGATGCGCCCACCGACCCGGCGCCCACGGACGTGACGCCGGTCGACGACCCTCCGCCGGCGCCCACGCCAACGCCCGACCCGGAGCCCGTCACCGACCCGGATCCGACGCCGACCCCGACACCCACGCCCACCCCAGGGCCCACTCCCGAGCCGACCCCGGAGCCCACTCCCGAGCCGACCCCGGAACCGACTCCCGAGCCGACGCCGGAGCCTCAGCCGGAGCCGGTGGACCTCGGCGTCGGCGACCCGACGCTCGTCCAGACCGGCGACGAGACGTCCTGGGAGCTGACCGTGCCGATCCTCGCGACGGAGGGCGCCGCCGCGGCGCCGTTCACCCTCGCGGTCGACATCACCATGAACCAGGTCACGGGATTCGTCGCGCGGCGCTCCCCCGGGTGGGACTGCGGGCCGATCGAGGCCGGCGACTCGAGCGGCAACCCGTACTTCTTCCTCCAGGTGCGCTGCCAGTACGCCTACCAGCCCGGCCAGGACGTGACGCCACTGCAGCTGGCGCTGATGGCCGTGTCGCCGTCGGGGACCGTCACCGTCTCGGGCAAGGGCAACGCCGATCCTGACTCGTCGTCGAACACGCGCACCTTCTAA
- a CDS encoding FMN-binding glutamate synthase family protein: MEPGTRAGAKLAGMAAAALGGVVAYDLTQKKHAILRNFPVIGHFRYWVETVGPELRQYIVTSNDEERPFSRDQRRWVYASAKGENNYFGFGTDNDVERVVGYPIIKHRTFTGPGATTAPHGGEGMPLPSAKVLGGPRGRRHAFRPASVVNISGMSFGALSAPAITALNAGAAIADCLQNTGEGSIAPAHRQGGDLVFQIGTAYFGCRDEQGRFDLGRLVDLVQSAPVRAIEIKLSQGAKPGLGGMLPAAKVDRTIAGIRGIPEGVDCASPSRHTAFDDVDSMLDFVETVAEATGLPVGIKSAVGNMTFWDELVERMEPRQRGVDFVNVDGGEGGTGAAPMIFADSVAYPFRIAFTEVYKRFAEAGLTDDLTFIGAGKLGLTENALVAFALGADMVNVGREAMLSIGCIQAQKCHTDHCPVGVATQNPRYTRGLDPTLKKERLASYVLSLRRDLLKVSEAVGVVHPGLMNADDIDILDGQRSAESLRALYGYEPGWGELGQGLQDELLDVMASLGEGQHDDEDGKR; encoded by the coding sequence ATGGAACCAGGCACTCGCGCGGGCGCGAAGCTCGCCGGCATGGCAGCCGCGGCGCTCGGAGGCGTCGTCGCCTACGACCTCACGCAGAAGAAGCACGCGATCCTGCGGAACTTCCCGGTCATCGGCCACTTCCGCTACTGGGTCGAGACGGTCGGTCCCGAGCTGCGCCAGTACATCGTCACGAGCAACGACGAGGAGCGCCCGTTCTCGCGCGACCAGCGGCGCTGGGTCTACGCCAGCGCGAAGGGCGAGAACAACTACTTCGGGTTCGGCACGGACAACGACGTGGAGCGCGTGGTCGGCTACCCGATCATCAAGCACCGCACGTTCACCGGCCCCGGGGCGACCACCGCCCCGCACGGCGGCGAGGGGATGCCGCTGCCCTCGGCGAAGGTGCTCGGAGGTCCGCGCGGACGGCGCCACGCGTTCCGTCCGGCGTCGGTCGTGAACATCTCGGGCATGAGCTTCGGGGCGCTGTCCGCGCCGGCCATCACGGCGCTCAACGCGGGCGCCGCGATCGCCGACTGCCTGCAGAACACGGGGGAGGGCTCGATCGCGCCGGCCCACCGGCAGGGCGGCGACCTGGTATTCCAGATCGGCACCGCCTACTTCGGCTGCCGCGACGAGCAGGGCCGCTTCGACCTCGGACGCCTCGTCGACCTCGTGCAGTCCGCGCCCGTGCGCGCCATCGAGATCAAGCTGTCGCAGGGCGCGAAGCCCGGCCTCGGCGGCATGCTGCCGGCGGCGAAGGTCGACCGCACGATCGCCGGCATCCGCGGCATCCCCGAGGGCGTCGACTGCGCCTCGCCCAGCCGCCACACCGCCTTCGACGACGTCGACTCGATGCTGGACTTCGTCGAGACCGTCGCCGAGGCCACCGGGCTGCCGGTCGGCATCAAGTCCGCCGTCGGCAACATGACGTTCTGGGACGAGCTCGTCGAGCGGATGGAGCCGCGGCAGCGCGGCGTCGACTTCGTGAACGTCGACGGCGGCGAGGGCGGCACGGGCGCGGCGCCGATGATCTTCGCCGACTCGGTGGCCTACCCGTTCCGCATCGCGTTCACCGAGGTCTACAAGCGCTTCGCCGAGGCCGGGCTGACCGATGACCTCACGTTCATCGGCGCCGGGAAGCTGGGCCTCACCGAGAACGCGCTGGTCGCGTTCGCGCTCGGCGCGGACATGGTCAACGTCGGCCGTGAGGCCATGCTCTCCATCGGCTGCATCCAGGCGCAGAAGTGCCACACCGACCACTGCCCGGTGGGCGTCGCGACGCAGAATCCGCGGTACACGCGCGGCCTCGACCCCACCCTGAAGAAGGAGCGGCTGGCGAGCTACGTCCTGTCGCTGCGCCGCGACCTGCTGAAGGTCTCCGAGGCGGTCGGCGTCGTGCACCCCGGCCTCATGAACGCCGACGACATCGACATCCTCGACGGGCAGCGCTCGGCCGAGTCCCTGCGCGCGCTCTACGGCTACGAGCCCGGCTGGGGCGAGCTGGGCCAGGGCCTCCAGGACGAGCTGCTCGACGTCATGGCGTCGCTCGGCGAGGGACAGCACGACGACGAGGACGGGAAGCGCTGA
- a CDS encoding NADPH-dependent FMN reductase, translated as MSQYRVGYFVGSLSSTSLNRALSRALIRLAPESLEFTELPIGNLPLYSPDFDSAYPPEPQALKNAIASSHAVLFVSPEYNRSIPGALKNAIDWASRPWGQNSFDHVPAAVIGASPGQIGTAVGQQSLRSVLSFCNARQMTAPEAYITAPPGLIQDDGEVTSESTAAFLKDFMQEFADHVARVLTVLPRS; from the coding sequence ATGTCCCAGTACCGCGTCGGCTACTTCGTCGGCAGCCTCTCCTCGACCTCGCTCAACCGGGCGCTGAGCCGGGCGCTCATCCGGCTCGCGCCGGAGAGCCTGGAGTTCACCGAGCTGCCGATCGGCAACCTTCCGCTCTACAGTCCCGACTTCGACAGCGCGTACCCGCCGGAGCCCCAGGCGCTCAAGAACGCCATCGCCTCCTCGCATGCCGTGCTGTTCGTGTCGCCGGAGTACAACCGCTCGATCCCCGGCGCGCTCAAGAACGCCATCGACTGGGCCTCGCGGCCCTGGGGCCAGAACTCGTTCGACCACGTGCCGGCCGCGGTCATCGGCGCCTCGCCGGGCCAGATCGGCACGGCCGTGGGCCAGCAGAGCCTGCGCTCGGTGCTGAGCTTCTGCAACGCCCGTCAGATGACCGCGCCGGAGGCGTACATCACCGCTCCGCCGGGGCTCATCCAGGACGATGGCGAGGTGACGAGCGAGTCCACGGCGGCGTTCCTGAAGGACTTCATGCAGGAGTTCGCCGACCACGTCGCGCGCGTGCTGACGGTGCTGCCGCGCTCGTAG
- a CDS encoding NAD(P)-binding protein → MARTLEADYLVVGAGAMGMAFTDALVDHADARVALVDRRHGVGGHWLEAYPFVHLHQASAFYGVASTLLGGGQLQQHGPEAGLQERATRTEICRYYEQVLARLLETGRVELITSSEYADGAVVSRVSGRRTEVPGGCRVVDARYLAPSIPAETPPPFEVLDGVRVVPVNALPRLEDVPDELVVVGAGKTATDACIWLLAQGVDPDRITWVRAREPWMFNRAVIQPDPAIFLGMVADLMESARVAESLDDLFLRLEDHGIMLRIDRSRVPTMAKAPTLATWELEQLRTVENVVRHGHLVAVAPGELRFADATVAVERDALVVHCAADGLKYPPLVPIWGPRAITLQPIRAGFPCFGAALAGYVEATRDDDAEKNRLCPPTPYGDSLAAWVRMTVLGTRAAASATSAPDVKAWANDVPLNPTRIPAGYPASPALDDARERIATHTVPAIERLLQLA, encoded by the coding sequence GTGGCTCGCACGCTCGAGGCCGACTACCTCGTGGTGGGCGCCGGCGCCATGGGGATGGCCTTCACCGACGCCCTGGTCGACCACGCCGACGCCCGGGTCGCCCTCGTCGACCGCCGTCACGGCGTCGGCGGGCACTGGCTCGAGGCCTACCCGTTCGTCCACCTGCACCAGGCCTCCGCGTTCTACGGCGTCGCGTCGACGCTGCTCGGCGGCGGGCAGCTGCAGCAGCACGGACCCGAGGCCGGCCTCCAGGAGCGCGCCACACGGACCGAGATCTGCCGGTACTACGAGCAGGTCCTCGCCCGGCTGCTGGAGACGGGACGGGTCGAGCTGATCACCAGCAGCGAGTACGCCGACGGCGCCGTGGTCTCGCGCGTCTCGGGACGACGCACCGAGGTGCCGGGCGGCTGCCGGGTCGTCGACGCCCGCTACCTCGCGCCGAGTATCCCCGCCGAGACGCCACCACCCTTCGAGGTCCTCGACGGCGTTCGAGTCGTGCCGGTCAACGCGCTCCCCCGCCTGGAGGACGTGCCCGACGAGCTCGTCGTGGTGGGAGCGGGCAAGACCGCCACGGATGCCTGCATCTGGCTGCTCGCGCAGGGCGTCGATCCCGACCGGATCACGTGGGTGCGTGCCCGCGAGCCCTGGATGTTCAACCGTGCCGTGATCCAGCCGGACCCGGCGATCTTCCTGGGCATGGTGGCCGACCTGATGGAGTCGGCACGGGTGGCCGAGTCCCTCGACGACCTCTTCCTGAGGCTCGAGGATCACGGCATCATGCTGCGGATCGACCGCTCGAGAGTGCCGACGATGGCGAAGGCACCGACGCTGGCCACGTGGGAGCTCGAGCAGCTGCGCACCGTGGAGAACGTGGTCCGTCACGGTCACCTCGTGGCGGTCGCGCCCGGCGAGCTGAGGTTCGCCGACGCCACGGTCGCGGTGGAACGTGACGCCCTCGTCGTGCACTGCGCCGCGGACGGCCTGAAGTATCCGCCGCTCGTGCCCATCTGGGGCCCGCGCGCGATCACCCTCCAGCCCATCCGGGCCGGCTTCCCGTGCTTCGGCGCCGCCCTCGCGGGCTACGTGGAGGCGACCCGCGACGACGACGCGGAGAAGAACCGCCTGTGCCCGCCCACGCCGTACGGCGACTCGCTCGCCGCGTGGGTGCGGATGACCGTCCTGGGCACGCGCGCCGCCGCGTCGGCGACCTCCGCCCCCGACGTGAAGGCGTGGGCGAACGACGTGCCGCTGAACCCGACGCGGATCCCCGCCGGGTACCCCGCCTCACCCGCTCTCGACGACGCGCGGGAGCGGATCGCGACGCACACCGTGCCGGCCATCGAGCGGCTGCTGCAGCTGGCCTGA